One segment of Campylobacter concisus DNA contains the following:
- the rsmA gene encoding 16S rRNA (adenine(1518)-N(6)/adenine(1519)-N(6))-dimethyltransferase RsmA, giving the protein MIKAKKHFGQNFLQDKATLDKIIQAIPKDVANVVEIGPGLGDLTFRLLQIYKTTCFEIDCELFQILKVKFANEIQNGQLKLFCKDALEQWQQEGGLSSENYFLVANLPYYVATKMILNAIDDEKCLGLIVMIQKEVAIKFSAKSKDKEFSALSILASLQGRCELLFDVDAKLFNPPPKVTSSVIKLQKTKKIFGKDGIFKDAKQYEAFKVFLRAAFASPRKTLLKNLSTNFDKNALEEIFESLALNQNLRPHELDVDSYLKVFERLKEDNERQKRRESCN; this is encoded by the coding sequence ATGATAAAGGCAAAAAAGCACTTTGGACAGAATTTTTTACAAGACAAAGCGACACTAGACAAGATCATCCAAGCGATACCCAAGGACGTAGCAAACGTCGTTGAAATTGGGCCTGGCTTAGGTGATTTGACATTTAGACTTTTGCAAATTTATAAGACAACCTGTTTTGAGATAGATTGTGAGCTGTTTCAAATTTTAAAGGTCAAATTTGCAAATGAGATCCAAAATGGACAATTAAAACTTTTTTGTAAAGATGCATTAGAGCAGTGGCAGCAAGAGGGTGGACTAAGTAGCGAGAACTACTTTTTGGTCGCAAATTTACCCTATTACGTTGCTACGAAGATGATACTAAATGCGATAGATGACGAAAAATGCCTTGGGCTTATCGTGATGATACAAAAAGAGGTTGCTATTAAATTTAGTGCAAAGAGCAAGGATAAAGAATTTAGCGCCTTATCAATCCTAGCTTCACTCCAAGGCAGGTGTGAGCTTTTGTTTGATGTGGATGCAAAGCTTTTTAATCCACCCCCAAAGGTCACATCTTCAGTCATCAAACTACAAAAAACAAAAAAGATTTTTGGCAAAGACGGGATTTTCAAAGATGCAAAACAATACGAGGCTTTTAAAGTATTTTTAAGAGCTGCGTTTGCTTCGCCAAGAAAGACGCTTTTGAAAAATTTATCTACAAATTTTGACAAAAATGCGTTAGAAGAAATTTTTGAAAGCCTAGCTTTAAACCAAAATTTGCGTCCACACGAGCTAGATGTCGATTCTTATCTAAAAGTATTTGAAAGATTAAAGGAAGATAATGAACGACAAAAACGAAGAGAAAGTTGTAACTAA
- a CDS encoding ribonuclease J: protein MNDKNEEKVVTNQSKNNKRRRFRPKNKPKQESEITEQASLASKSVIDNFFAAEQAETETHAEPKSQNSRPKKPRNNKNQNKNGENNKPKEQKQESQETKTKTQEQKDKPKKAKKPKKNLPAKLNGNEQWQQDIASAMVANKAVHELRLEPMKYLNSSEHKIRITPLGGLGEIGGNMTIFETETSAIIVDIGMSFPSESMHGVDILIPDFDYVRKIKDKIKGVIITHAHEDHIGAVPYFYKEFKFLIYATPLPLGMINNKFEEHGLKQERSLFRSVEKRKPYLIGDFEVEWIHITHSIIDASALAITTKAGTIIHTGDFKIDHTPIDGYPTDLGRLAYYGERGVLCLMSDSTNSYREGFTKSESSVGKTFDAIFSKAKGRVIMSTFSSNIHRVYQAIEWGLKYNRKVCVIGRSMERNLYTAMELGYIKLDKKIFIDANEVGKFKDNEVLIVTTGSQGETMSALYRMATDEHKYIKIKPTDQIIISSKAIPGNESSISTVLNFLIKSGASVAYQDFSEIHVSGHAAQEEQKLMLRLIKPKFFLPVHGEYNHIAKHKETAISCGVDERNIYLMSDGDQMEICQKYLKRVKTVKTGKVFIDNQINKQISDDVVIDRQNLAEAGVVMIIAQISRHGAKLINKPRVISYGLVGNKQDAEFSKEMQEILTQFLSNVKEELLKDGRLLESQVRQVIRKHIFRKVKKYPTIVPIIYLM, encoded by the coding sequence ATGAACGACAAAAACGAAGAGAAAGTTGTAACTAATCAAAGCAAAAACAACAAAAGACGAAGATTTAGACCAAAAAACAAACCAAAACAAGAAAGCGAAATTACCGAGCAAGCTTCACTAGCAAGCAAAAGCGTGATAGATAACTTCTTTGCAGCAGAGCAAGCTGAAACTGAAACGCACGCCGAGCCAAAGAGCCAAAATTCTCGCCCAAAAAAACCAAGAAACAATAAAAATCAAAACAAAAATGGCGAAAATAATAAGCCAAAAGAGCAAAAACAAGAATCACAAGAAACAAAAACCAAAACACAAGAACAAAAAGATAAACCAAAAAAGGCTAAAAAGCCAAAGAAAAATTTACCTGCAAAACTAAATGGTAATGAGCAGTGGCAGCAAGATATTGCAAGTGCAATGGTGGCAAACAAGGCCGTTCACGAGCTTCGTCTGGAGCCGATGAAGTATCTAAACTCAAGCGAACATAAAATTCGCATAACTCCACTTGGCGGTCTTGGCGAGATCGGCGGAAACATGACTATCTTTGAAACCGAAACCAGTGCTATCATTGTTGATATCGGTATGAGCTTTCCAAGCGAGAGTATGCACGGCGTGGATATCCTCATCCCAGACTTTGACTATGTTAGAAAAATAAAAGATAAAATAAAAGGCGTCATCATCACTCACGCGCACGAAGATCACATCGGCGCAGTGCCATATTTTTACAAAGAGTTTAAATTTCTGATTTACGCCACGCCGTTACCGCTAGGTATGATAAATAATAAATTTGAAGAGCACGGCTTAAAGCAGGAGCGCTCGCTTTTCCGCTCTGTCGAAAAGCGCAAGCCGTACTTGATAGGCGACTTTGAGGTTGAGTGGATACACATAACTCACTCTATCATCGATGCTTCAGCACTTGCTATCACGACAAAGGCGGGCACCATCATCCATACGGGTGACTTTAAGATCGACCATACGCCGATCGACGGCTATCCGACAGATCTTGGCAGACTTGCATACTACGGCGAAAGAGGCGTATTATGTCTAATGAGTGATAGCACAAATAGCTACCGCGAAGGATTTACCAAAAGCGAAAGTAGCGTGGGCAAAACCTTTGATGCGATATTCTCAAAGGCCAAAGGACGCGTGATAATGAGCACATTTAGCTCAAACATCCACCGCGTTTATCAGGCAATCGAGTGGGGGCTAAAATATAACCGCAAAGTCTGTGTCATCGGTAGATCAATGGAGAGAAATTTATATACTGCAATGGAGCTTGGCTACATCAAACTTGATAAGAAAATTTTTATCGATGCAAACGAGGTTGGCAAATTTAAAGATAACGAGGTGCTGATCGTTACCACAGGCTCTCAAGGTGAGACTATGAGCGCGCTCTACCGAATGGCTACCGACGAACACAAATACATCAAAATAAAACCAACCGATCAGATCATCATCAGCTCAAAGGCGATCCCTGGCAATGAAAGCAGTATCTCAACTGTATTAAATTTCCTAATAAAATCAGGCGCAAGCGTCGCTTATCAAGACTTTAGCGAGATCCACGTCAGCGGTCACGCAGCACAAGAAGAGCAAAAGCTGATGCTTCGCCTCATAAAACCAAAATTTTTCTTACCGGTGCATGGCGAGTACAATCATATCGCAAAGCACAAAGAGACAGCTATAAGCTGCGGCGTAGACGAGAGAAACATCTATCTAATGAGTGATGGCGATCAAATGGAGATCTGTCAAAAATACTTAAAACGTGTAAAAACGGTAAAAACTGGTAAAGTCTTCATAGACAATCAAATAAATAAACAAATTTCAGACGATGTCGTCATCGATAGACAAAACCTTGCTGAAGCAGGTGTAGTCATGATAATCGCTCAAATTTCGCGTCATGGCGCAAAGCTTATAAACAAGCCTCGCGTTATTAGCTACGGCCTTGTGGGTAACAAACAAGATGCGGAGTTTAGCAAAGAGATGCAAGAAATTTTGACGCAGTTTTTAAGCAATGTCAAAGAGGAGCTTTTAAAAGATGGTAGATTGCTTGAGTCACAAGTGCGCCAAGTGATTAGAAAGCACATCTTTAGAAAGGTCAAAAAGTACCCAACTATCGTGCCGATCATCTATCTAATGTAG
- a CDS encoding KpsF/GutQ family sugar-phosphate isomerase, with translation MQTINQIAAEVLKIEANELLRHAKSVEIEDAVNLIFNTKGKVIVTGVGKSGHVGAKIAATLASTGTPSFFLHPTEAMHGDLGMIEKDDVLLAISFSGESDELIKILPHVKRFGVKIVAMARSKTSSLGKFSDAFIGIDVEKEACPLNAAPTASTTLTLALGDALAVCLMQKRGFKKEDFANFHPGGSLGKRLFLKVKDVMRSENLPIVRWNASLEKAIDTMTHGKLGTVLIVDKDGVLDAILSDGDLRRALMREDFDLDEPAMKFATLHPKEINDKEMLAVDALALIEKYKIQLLVVVEDGVPVGVLHIHDLASLGL, from the coding sequence ATGCAAACAATCAACCAAATCGCAGCCGAAGTTTTAAAGATAGAAGCAAACGAGCTTTTAAGACATGCTAAAAGCGTAGAGATAGAAGATGCTGTAAATTTGATATTTAATACAAAAGGCAAGGTCATAGTAACAGGCGTAGGCAAGAGCGGTCATGTAGGCGCAAAGATCGCTGCCACGCTTGCTAGTACTGGTACGCCAAGCTTTTTTTTGCATCCAACAGAGGCTATGCATGGTGACCTTGGTATGATAGAAAAGGATGATGTTTTGTTAGCCATTAGCTTTAGTGGCGAAAGCGATGAGCTTATCAAAATTTTACCTCATGTAAAGCGCTTTGGTGTAAAGATCGTCGCAATGGCAAGGAGTAAAACAAGTTCACTTGGTAAATTTAGCGATGCATTTATCGGTATAGACGTAGAAAAAGAGGCCTGCCCACTAAACGCTGCTCCAACGGCATCAACTACGCTAACGTTAGCTCTTGGTGATGCCTTAGCTGTTTGTTTGATGCAAAAGCGAGGCTTTAAAAAAGAGGACTTTGCAAATTTTCATCCAGGTGGCAGCCTTGGAAAGAGGCTATTTTTAAAGGTAAAAGATGTGATGAGAAGCGAAAATTTACCGATAGTTCGCTGGAATGCGAGCTTAGAAAAAGCAATCGATACTATGACGCACGGTAAACTTGGCACGGTCCTAATCGTCGATAAAGATGGTGTCTTAGATGCTATTTTAAGCGATGGCGATCTTAGGCGTGCACTTATGCGAGAGGACTTTGACCTAGACGAGCCAGCAATGAAATTTGCAACATTGCATCCAAAAGAGATAAACGACAAGGAAATGTTAGCTGTGGATGCATTAGCCTTGATAGAAAAATATAAAATTCAGCTTCTTGTCGTTGTTGAAGATGGCGTACCTGTTGGAGTTTTACACATCCACGACCTTGCAAGTTTAGGACTATAA